gcaaagttcctctactcttaaagtgccatgtgacaatccacttttgcaaaagctttccactcttagagtgacatgtggcaatccactttaggaagagtttctccacttggaaagtgacacatggccacttcctttttaagaagtgtcttcactaagagcttgccatgtggccatcatgtcccatggtgggacacactcttttaagctaatattacaaaccatacaatacttggcccattatacaaggcctaaaaatataccctatactacttgacccttaatacaaggtctagaaatacttcatgatagcccaagtaaataagagtttagctccttcttttggaaatgattttaatccttcttgaatttgtttggccatgcttcttgtgattggacCCTTAGCTAGGAGTTTGTCATCAGTTTAGGTTTGAGGTAAAATCACCTTTTACTcactactaaattataaaagccctacacagaaaatttctgacttgagcgtcaaagtgtcttctgcaggtcaccCCTCATTCGGTGTTCGGTTAATTGGAGCTAGGAGAAGCAGGAAGCGACAGGAGGACGTTCGGCGGAGATCCTCGTCCCATTTTagcaaaaacaaatttaaaaataaaaagctttttatataaaaaaaattataccttttatatagaaaaaattatacttttttatggATTTTAACTTGTATatcaaattctaatttttaagtgataattttcaaataaaaattatatcaaattcaaataattttcctttttaagttACTATAGATTAATTATAGAATTTGATTCTGTACTAGATTTACTGTGTTATTTATTTACtagtttttaaaacatattaattttaatattttaaaatataatataacaatttaagTTATCAAAATCAATGTATTATGTATTTTGGAGATAAAATACCAAATATTAATGGGGAATAATTTGTACTCTGAATCATAGGTGTATTTGActattttttattggtttaatccttttcgacatccctatttatgtacgaatgtctcaattgggtcctcgttttttaaagtgtatcaaaatggtccctaattttgaaaattgatatcaattgagtcctttccgttaagttggctggacggcgttaaaaaaattgatgagtggatgttgagatgacgaacgaacgctcgtccaccagcgaacgaacgctcgtccaccagcgaacgaacgctcgtccaccagcgaacgaacgctcgtccaccagagaacgaacgctcgtccaccagagaacgaacgctcgtcgacctcttattactggacgaccgttcgttccacactggacgaccgtttgttcggtggtcgacgagcgttcgttcgttgatggacgagcgttcgttcgctggtggacgagcgttcgttcgctggtggacgagcgttcgttcgccatctcagcatccactcatcaatttttttaacgccgtccagccaacttaacggaaaggactcaattgatatcaattttcaaaattagggaccattttgatacactttaaaaaatgaggacccaattgagacattcgtacataaatagggatgtcgaaaaggattaaaccttttttatttttttaacttttagtattaaccatatttattaaaaatgctTGATGTGTGAACTtggaaaattgtattttaaaagtgGTATTGAATTAAAACTAATGAgactttattgttttaataggaaaaagttttaatataaaaaaaattgttataaacgagttttattattttaaaacgcaTTATCTCTCTAGAAACTACTTTTCTAGAGTCTTCTGCCTTCTCTCAAAAGGTTTTTGTATCATGTTCATCTGTTTGAAGATCAAAGACCGCTTGTGTGATTCTCGCAGTTAGATCTTTAAGTCTACCCGATCAATTTCTTAAATAGATTAAGTTAGTTTTCTACTCTTTCTCTGATTTTACATTCTTCGATGCATGTGAGATTTCTCTCTATCGCATGTATGATATGAGTCTTCCCTTCAGTTCTCTATTGATCAATGGTTCTAGTGTATACATTGATCATGTTTTCCTTGTTTGTAGGTGTTCTTTTGTGTCTTTTAGCTCAGAGAGTAGAGTATGGTTCTTTAGAATTGGTTTGAGCTACTAAAAAGGTAAAGGAATCTAGTGTTTCTTATTAACTATTAATTTATAAGTATGATTTGTGATTATTTGGATGGATAGTAAGATTTAATTGAAAGTGTGATATTTGTTCTAGTATTTTATTGTGTTTGCATGATGTTAGTTGATGGTATGTTGATGTAATGTTTGACCTAATGTGATTTTGATGATTATTGAATATATGAATCGTATGTGATTAAGTTGAATTTGATTATTGGAATTGGATGTTAGGGTAAGGAGTAAGAAGTTGTCAAATACATAGGTTTTATGGTTGAAAATAAAGGTTTTAATGGCAAGTTTGTGACATAGGGTTTTGATTGAGAAACTTGATGTTTAAGgttttattatatgttatttgaGACTTGTTAGAAGtatgaattaattgaaatatgatttaaaaCTAAGTAAGGGATATTCCATTGGTGGtgtttttgataaatttaagtGCAAAATTGGAGGTTTGAAATAGTTAGATTTTGAATTAGAAGGTATGGGCTAAAGGTGATTGTTTGTAATATGTGATTGAGTCTATTAGGACTTGTGTAAGTTGTTAGGTTGCAAAAATTAGGTATAGAAGGTGTAAATTCGAGTTTAGGTACTTTTGGAGGTGTCAAATGGTTGAGTGCACCTAGTTTTGAGTCTAATGATCAAAGGAGTATTTTACTACAATTCTAAATGTGATTTTCCATCCATTATAGGGTGTAATGAATCCATTTGATCATTATAACAAAGCTCAAGTGCATCAAAGGCCACTTTTAGAAGTGTGCAGTTTGCTATCATGGAGCTCGAGTGCCCCCTGACTCCCTCCAGTTGGGTTGGCCTTGAGCGCCCCCTGAGCTCCCCCTAGGCGTCCCATTACAGTGAGTTGCCGCTTGGGAGCCCTTCTTGCAGGTTTttggttttcctttttttctgtGTTGTCCTATGATCTTTGATGCACTATTTTGGTTTTCTTAAGGAATGTGAGattgttttatatgtgttttgatatgttatatatgattatatgggatatatgatgatgatgaataaGTGGTTGATAATGTGAGTAGTTGATGGATGTAACTCCGTGACCCTTGGGGAGAGGTTACATGGTCGTGAGAATAGTAGAAGGTCTTAGTTTAGATACTTTCAGTATGGCCTAAGATGTAACATTGTGTGtatggtagggtgaaacccattagTAATGGCTCTGCAAAGCCGTAGAAGCTACCACAAGTGCACGACCCACCACAActcgacattcatactaaatCCGGATAGTATAATCTAGGTCTTGACATATTTAAAATGTGTAGattgttttataataaatatgattcatgtgtaaaatattattatatattatgatttgttTTATATCACTAACTTacccttctttttttctttatttatttacgCACTAAATTAACATTATAAAAGAACTAGAAGATTAAACACATTAtactaaataattataaacacgataatatatatttttttacaaacatAAAGTTAAGGATTGCTAAACATAACGAAAGATTTATAGATATGTTTTTGTCAAGTTTTTTCTTCGATAGAATTTCTTTATATAGatgtgaaaaagaaataatcatTACATATCATTTTCAGAATCATTGACACAAAAAGAAATTCTTATCACATTAAATATTCTTCGTATAATATTAATCACACATCTCTTGTATGAAAAACACTTTAATGCACTTTAATTGCGTGTTATCTATCTCTAGAAATTGCACTTAAAGCTTTAAAACCacgatgagaaaaaaataatctcaGAGCAATTATACAGTTAAAGTTGTGTTATGTGTCTTAACTTTCTCACGTTTTAACTTAAGAAAATATCCATCCAAGTTAGGAATacatcaatttcatcctatttgTAGTTATTCAAAATTCAATCAAACTTCTACccttttttctaatatttttccttttacaCTCTTATCCAACCCATCTTTAACACAACAAATAGACTTTTATAAACAGCTCTTGACAAGACTTGGAAAAGCTAAAATTGTCCGAGGACACTTTTTGAATTGAgagacatgaaaaaaaaaagcgataaaaataaaaataaattaattttatttacataaataaaaaaagaaagaaaatggaacATTATCCTtatttaaacatgaaaaatagtgaagcaaatgaataaaatatatatattatttatgttataaaaattattttcttaaaactaaGAGAAATATCCTTAGGATTATATGGACAATAATTTGGTAAGTCTAAAATGCTCTTCCTTCTCATTCCTCTTTGAAAATAAATAGAGAAATGTTGGTACTTTTAACTTAATCCCATGTTTTTTAAACACAGTGTAGTTAATATTATTTAGCCTATGTGTTTTGATGGattgtttcttgtttgtttcTTGTCTTTGAGTCAAtcatttgctttttttttttattcactctttGAAACTATTTTAATACCCGCCATGTTTGAACTCATCAACCTTCGTATGAAAAATAGTTATGTTATCACATTATTtcgaaaacaaaaaaaaaattaacaataatgataaatactaaacaaaaatacccCTAAGGAAAATGACGTTAATTTAATACTTTAGGCACCAAATTATTctttgaaaatgatatttatttattttattacatatatttattttggaaaTGTATAGTTAAGAGTATGTATTAATTAAGGaatataaatgatattaattattaactaaAGTATCTTATTTACTAATACAAGAAAGTTCTTATAGTATTCGTTATGTgtagtttctatttttttaatttctcaacTTGTGCTCCTATCGAAAGACACATAACAACAACATTCttctaaaaaaatgaaatcaatttAATCCTTTAATCAATCAGTGAAAGCTAAAGTCAACTGTGTTCATtaatctttataatatatatatatatatatatatatatatatatatatatatatatatatatatatataagaaattattttgaTGCTACTTTTGAAACTGATGGTGgaactaattaaattaattttaatgttaacgGCTTTGAAGAATTAAGTTAAcatcaattattataatataaaaactgaATAGATTGTTTTCTGTGTTAAATTTACGATGTAAGCACTCCAAGCCTCTAagttgttacattttttttgtattgatattttacattttaattaattatttcactgaattatataaattaatagaGTAAACAACTTTTATGACAACCACTAATGTTTTATTGCTATGTTagccaaaatttaaaattctatacttttataataattattaaagtataacATAATAAGTAATCAATCATGTAAAAAACTTATCATGACTAAACTATTGAGTAATCCCGATCCTAAAACATATATAACTACTGTttctatacaaatatttttattatctatcaAAGCAACCAATTTCAGAGATTTAAGTTGTATCCACTTTATATAAAGTTATAGATTTTAGACctaaatataatttagtataagAAAGACGAAtgagttttgattttttatccttttataattttttcttatttcactTTTGATTACTAGACAATTatgaattgttatttttataatcttagtattatatatgatattaattaacTATTTATATGTTGAAAACAAAAGTGGACACTTACTAGTGCTATTATAATATAATGCAAATTGGAAAAATccacaaataaaaacaaaagataattattaaaattttgaatggataaaagattataataaaGACTAAAaactgatttcaaattttataagaataaaaaagtaaaaaataaatataatatatatatatataaaccagCACTAAAACTATTTAAACCTTAACATTGGTTATTGTATAAAAAAGGCATTTTTTAACTGTCATAATTTTTGTGATCATATGTACATTTATAAAACAACAGTTATAGATTACGTGTACGTTGattcaaataatcaaattatgtataaattgaATGGTAGATGATTATGTAACAATAATGAATTTAGGGAGATGTTAGAAACACGTTTTCAAGCTCAttcttttttaaacttatatttttagtaattaaaacattaaaatttaataatgattattactttgaataaattttaatgaatgAAATATTATGTAAACTAACATGTTGATTTTAGTGATACTGTGAAGGGAGACATAAATTAATTAggataataatactttgataatattttttttataacattatttatatgtCATTTTGTTATTGATCGAAAATTACTtcacaattaataattataaacattaatatgataaaatgacACTGTAGACTAATCAGAGAATGGTAtgtatataatgttaaaatattgtcaaagtattattattcaattaattaattaacagtgaaagagtgaaaagaaaaaaagagaaaagaaagtaaTATTGTAATTTGTTGGCGGCAGGTTGGGTTGAGAACGAGGGTTTGGTGAGGAAGATGAAAGGGTTGTGTGTGTAGTGTGGTAGGTGAGGGATGTGCTTTGCTATTCATCATTAGTTGTATGATTTGTGGCTCATAATCATTGTAGCATAAGTAAATCTACACCTCCTCCTTAAttactaatatattataatatatttccaTTTgcttttaaaaactatttaattgaattcgagttttttttagaaaatacattattttatgagttatttattttttaaacatatgcatttatttttaaattaaataataaagattaaaaCCATACTGAATAAGAGTGTTTGCTAATTGAATATCCAGCCCACTTTGGAttgaaattttacttttatatatatatataaatagaatgtaATGAAACTCACTTTTTGTGTGAATTGGTTTGAgttaaattaattgaattaaaattttaatttttttatattgaaaattataatttttaagtattgaactaattaaaaactataatataattaCATTGAGTTTGGTTGACTTGTTAAATAATACAATTagaacataataaatttaaccaaacaaatttaaaataataagaatattttataagaaaacatacttgacttaaattataaatataatataattacattgagtttggttgaattgttaAATAATTGAAACCATTAACATATTATGTGTAACTATCCAAAACAtgttacttttaaataataatattagtacAGAACTATAAATCTTATATATTACGTATTCACattctttcaaaaaatttaaatattttttttaaatcctaaCATTTCTTATTAACAATGAAATATTGCCGAAGATATGATCACATAATTGCATATTTGTGTCCATTTCGGtttataataacattataaGTATGTTGTTGATTTTCGCTACTATTTATGAAATATCTacttcatatatataaacatacatATACCATCAACAATGGTAAAAATCAACACCATAGGGGTAATCAATTGACATTGTATCAATattgttactatgggctcagGCTACTGTTCGGTCTCTACCATTCGGTCTCGACTATGGGCTTGCACGCTACTGTTCGGTCTATACCGTTCGGTCTCGGCCAGCTTCTCATCTGTTCGGTCTCGACAACTATTAAGCAGATGTAACGCATAATGACTGTTATAATGAATGTCGTTAAacaattaaggtttgcattaatgatcattaagagGTAAAACAATGCGTCaaattcctttaaactctataaataagggtttggGTTTGAGGTAAGGACAGATTCAACTTATACTATAATACGCCCTATTTACATCCTATTAGGACTTCAATATTTAAGTGGAACAAACAGTTCAtaaaaccgctcctaacttgagtgtcggagtgccttttgcaggtacctcccctctTTTACAAAGAGGGTGACCGAGCGTCCAATACTGAAGGTGACCGATCGGTACAAACTGGAAGCAGACAAGTGGAGCGCACCAGtcgaaggttagtgtctcggtaTCACaaatccctaccgaaacattttggcgcccaccgtggggccgagagcAAGCTGAAGacacccaatggtgaccacaagGAATATGGAGGAGCAGAGCACCAGAGATTTAATAAGAGAGCTGCAAGCCCAGATTGAGGCTCAGGCGCAGACTATACAGGCGCATGCGCAGCAAGAGATGCGGCGGAGGCATGAGGAGGAGATGAGGGCGTTAAGAGCCGAACGGGAACCTCCCGAGCAGTCCGCCTCGAATCGAGAGAATGCTAATGAGGCAAGCCATAATCACGCCAACCCGAACGGTCGGGCTAGGAGGGAACCAACACCCCTGCAGACCGCTCGGCCTACCAGTTTATTGCCCTTCACGGCAACCATCATGCAAACACCAATGCCAGAAAAGACTCCCCCCATATTGGATAAGTATGATGGTTCGGCGGATCCAGATAATCACTTAAGGACGTTCGGTAATGCAATGGCATTTTATACGGACAGCCACCCGATCATGTGCAGAGCCTTCTCGTTGTCACTTAAGGAAGAGGCATTGGAATGGTATAACACTCTTCCTCCGAacacagtggattgcttcgcTACTGTGGAAAACCTCTTTAGGAGACAATATGCATCCAATCGGAAGCAGGAGGTAACACCAACGGATTTGGTAAATACTAAGCAGGAGAAAAGAGAAACGTTGAAGGATTTTATGAAGAGGTATATTGAAATCGCACGACGGGTTAGAGAGATAGATCAatcttttattatcaataatctGCCTTCGTGTATGAGACCAGGATATTTTGCGGAAAAATTGTATGCACGACCGCCAAAAACTATGGAGGAGCTCCAAGAGCGAGCAACTGAGTTCATCCGTATGGAGGAAATGCGATTGTCTCAGAGGAAAAGACAGCAAGAGTCTGATGTGGGCAGAAGAAGAAAGGACGGCAAACGACCGTTCGACAACAGCGATAAGAGTAGGGAGTTTCCCCGTCCATTCAAGGTTCACCATTATACAACCCTCAATGCACCTAGGGCAAAGGTTCTCGAAGAAGCCCTTAGTGTAGAACTTATCACACCCCAGAGGAAACCATCTCCAAGAAACGCAGATGAAAGGAAGAGTTGCCGGTACCATCAAAACCATGGACATACTACAGAAGACTGCATCacgttaaaaaatgaaatagaaaatcttATTCGGGCGGGACATCTACGAAGGTTTATAAAGGAAGCAAGATACGGCCTCCCTAAGGAAGGATATTCGCGAAGAAGCCCCGAGCGGGCAATTAGGAAAGACGAGCGAGGGCGGGGCTATAGTCACAGTCCCAATCGTCATCGGGAACGCTCGCTTCGTGGAGTTATCAACTGAAGAGAAGCATCCACAATTCTACTACTGTCATGTTTAAATTCGGTTTCATTTGATTCATGCTTTTGTTATTAACTTTCGCTCTTATTATGGAATAAATAAAGTCCAGTTTAGGCCAACCAATCGCTCCCAAAGTTGCtaaacaaaatcatattcaaTGAAAGTCTCTCAAAGAGCTAGAAGattaagaccgagcggtaaatccgcTCGGCCAAGAGATAAACCCCTTGTCAAAATtgaagatttgaagaccgagcggtaaatcccactcggcgaagaggtaaattcctctataaagatttgaagaccgagcggtaaatcccactcggcgaagaggtaaattcctctataaatatttgaagaccgaacggtaaatcccgctcggccaAGAGGTAAACCCCTTGTCAAAATtgaagatttgaagaccgagcggtaaatcccactcggcgaagaggtaaattcctctataaagatttgaagaccgagcggtaaatcccactcggcgaagaggtaaattcctctataaagattcgAAGACCGAGCAGTTAATCCCACTCGGTGAAGAGGTAACAGGATACTGCAAATCAcaaccgagaggtaaatccctctcgtcaaagTTGAGAACAAAGACcaagcggtaaatcccactcggccgAGAGATAAAACCCTCGTCAAGGACGAAGCCAAAGATCGGGAAGAAAATCCCTCTCAATCGAACGATTTTCACTCTCATCAATCAGGAAGTTCTGATAACAAGGACTGTCGAGCGTGCGGCCGAATTCAATCCATGAAACTGTTCGGCACAAATAGGATATAACGACTTGAAGCACAAAGAGCAAACTCCTTAATACAACGAGAacaacctccctcaaactcataagtcctatagttaaccgtTCTACTAAAGCCGAACGATTAACTCAGACTTAGGGggcttatgttactatgggctcgCAGGCTACCATTCGGtctctaccgttcggtctcgactATGGGCTCGCAGGCTACCGTTCGGTCTCGGCCAGCTTCTCATATGTTCGGTCTCGACAACTATTAAGTAGATGTAACGCACAA
The Vigna angularis cultivar LongXiaoDou No.4 chromosome 5, ASM1680809v1, whole genome shotgun sequence genome window above contains:
- the LOC108339421 gene encoding uncharacterized protein LOC108339421, with the protein product MVTTRNMEEQSTRDLIRELQAQIEAQAQTIQAHAQQEMRRRHEEEMRALRAEREPPEQSASNRENANEASHNHANPNGRARREPTPLQTARPTSLLPFTATIMQTPMPEKTPPILDKYDGSADPDNHLRTFGNAMAFYTDSHPIMCRAFSLSLKEEALEWYNTLPPNTVDCFATVENLFRRQYASNRKQEVTPTDLVNTKQEKRETLKDFMKRYIEIARRVREIDQSFIINNLPSCMRPGYFAEKLYARPPKTMEELQERATEFIRMEEMRLSQRKRQQESDVGRRRKDGKRPFDNSDKSREFPRPFKVHHYTTLNAPRAKVLEEALSVELITPQRKPSPRNADERKSCRYHQNHGHTTEDCITLKNEIENLIRAGHLRRFIKEARYGLPKEGYSRRSPERAIRKDERGRGYSHSPNRHRERSLRGVIN